The Coffea eugenioides isolate CCC68of chromosome 8, Ceug_1.0, whole genome shotgun sequence genome has a segment encoding these proteins:
- the LOC113781361 gene encoding protein PHOX1-like, whose translation MGKPTGKKKGPVGLNRSDSNAAKVGKAPDRTSKAFDEDTAVFINMSQELKEEGNKLFQKRDHEGAMLKYEKALKLLPRNHIDVAYLRSNMAACYMQMGLGEYPRAINECNLALEVAPKYSKALLKRARCYEALNRLDLALRDVNNVLSMEPNNLTALEIAEKVKKAVEVKGVEDKEIVLPPEYVEPPLPSISSKSTKEKLKKKKSNRFEKRKVSEVEQKRDEEPADKKAEDKVVVEEKLSVKEEKVATKTVKLILGEDIRWAQLPVNCNIRLVRDVVLDRFPSLHAVLIKYKDQEGDLVTITTTEELRLAETSGDLQGFLRLYVSEVSPEKEPFYGSNEVEDFNSTSKLSTVAENGNLEKGLELDKGQTCVEDWIIQFARIFKNHVGFECDSYLDLHEIGMKLYSEAMEDTITSQDAQQLFEIAALKFQEMAALAMFNWGNVHMSRARKRVFFKEEGGSKESAMADIKSAYEWAQREYVKAGMRYEEALRIKPDFYEGLLALGQQRFEHAKLSWYYAIGSKADLEMGASPQVLELYNKAEDSMERGVQMWEEMEEERLNGLSKSDKHKTELQKLGLDGLFKDASPEEAAEQAANMRSQIHLLWGTLLYERSVVEFKLSLPTWEECLEVAIEKFELAGASPTDIAVMVKNHCSNETALEGFEVDEIVQAWNEMYDANRWQSGVSTFRLEPLFRRRAPKLHSMLQTF comes from the exons ATGGGAAAACCAACCGGGAAGAAGAAAGGTCCTGTGGGCTTAAATCGCAGTGATTCAAATGCTGCTAAGGTTGGCAAAGCTCCAGATCGTACCTCTAAAGCATTTGATGAAGACACAGCTGTCTTCATTAATATGTCCCAAGAATTGAAGGAAGAAGGAAACAAACTTTTTCAGAAACGTGACCATGAGGGAGCTATGTTGAAGTATGAAAAAGCTCTCAAACTGCTCCCCAGAAACCATATTGACGTTGCTTACTTGCGCAGCAACATGGCTGCCTGCTATATGCAAATGGGGCTTGGTGAGTACCCCAGAGCGATAAATGAATGCAATCTTGCACTTGAAGTTGCTCCTAAATATAGTAAAGCTTTGCTGAAGAGGGCTAGGTGTTATGAGGCTTTGAACAGGCTTGATTTGGCCTTAAGGGATGTTAACAATGTTTTGAGTATGGAACCTAATAATCTAACTGCTTTAGAAATTGCTGAGAAGGTGAAGAAGGCAGTTGAGGTAAAGGGGGTCGAGGATAAAGAAATTGTTCTGCCCCCTGAATATGTTGAGCCTCCCCTTCCATCCATATCGAGCAAGAGTACGAAAGAgaagttgaaaaagaagaaaagtaataGATTTGAGAAGAGGAAGGTTTCGGAAGTTGAGCAAAAGAGAGATGAGGAACCTGCAGATAAGAAGGCTGAGGATAAGGTTGTTGTGGAGGAGAAGCTTAGCGTTAAGGAAGAAAAAGTGGCCACCAAGACTGTGAAATTGATTCTCGGAGAGGATATAAGATGGGCCCAGTTACCAGTTAATTGCAATATTAGACTGGTGAGGGATGTTGTTTTGGATCGCTTTCCAAGTCTGCATGCTGTGCTTATCAAGTATAAGGACCAAGAGGGTGACTTGGTTACAATCACCACGACTGAGGAGCTGAGGTTGGCCGAGACATCAGGCGATCTTCAGGGCTTTTTGAGACTATATGTTTCAGAAGTTAGTCCTGAGAAAGAACCATTTTATGGGAGCAATGAAGTTGAAGATTTTAACAGCACCAGCAAATTGTCTACTGTTGCGGAGAATGGGAATTTGGAGAAAGGCTTGGAACTGGACAAAGGTCAAACCTGTGTTGAGGACTGGATTATCCAGTTTGCACGCATATTCAAGAATCATGTTGGGTTTGAGTGTGACTCATACTTGGATCTTCATGAGATAGGGATGAAGTTATACTCAGAAGCTATGGAGGATACGATCACAAGTCAAGATGCACAACAGCTTTTTGAAATTGCTGCACTGAAGTTCCAAGAGATGGCTGCTTTAGCCATGTTTAATTGGGGAAATGTTCACATGTCAAGGGCAAGGAAGCGAGTGTTTTTCAAAGAAGAGGGTGGTTCTAAGGAATCTGCAATGGCAGACATCAAATCCGCTTATGAATGGGCACAAAGGGAATATGTTAAGGCGGGAATGAGGTATGAAGAAGCTCTTAGAATCAAGCCAGACTTCTATGAAGGTCTTCTTGCTCTTGGCCAACAGCGATTTGAACATGCAAAACTCTCATGGTATTATGCTATTGGAAGCAAGGCCGATTTAGAGATGGGAGCCTCTCCACAAGTTTTGGAGCTGTACAACAAGGCTGAGGATAGCATGGAAAGAGGCGTGCAGATGTGGGAAGAGATGGAGGAGGAGCGACTAAATGGCCTCTCGAAATCAGATAAGCATAAAACTGAGCTGCAAAAATTGGGATTAGATGGGTTATTTAAAGACGCATCCCCTGAAGAAGCTGCAGAGCAGGCTGCAAATATGAGATCTCAGATACACCTTCTCTGGGGGACGTTGCTGTACGAACGCTCGGTTGTGGAATTTAAGCTGAGTTTACCGACTTGGGAAGAATGCTTGGAGGTTGCAATTGAAAAGTTTGAACTTGCTGGAGCATCTCCTACAGACATAGCAGTAATGGTGAAGAACCATTGTTCCAATGAGACTGCTCTGGAAG GCTTTGAAGTTGATGAGATAGTACAGGCATGGAATGAGATGTATGATGCTAATAGGTGGCAGTCTGGTGTCTCAACATTCCGGCTAGAACCTCTTTTCCGTCGTCGGGCTCCAAAACTTCATTCTATGCTACAGACTTTTTAA